One segment of Vibrio mimicus DNA contains the following:
- a CDS encoding YecA family protein, translating to MQTLNDILLLPELEDKLLNQAKTVGFVTAMACCPNVLPPEEWLPFLWGGEEVAPFSNPEQLENYLQQIISLWNETRPQLLEGDWQWPTGYLLDEAEIVNQNVRDFCEGMLQGWQLARDDWEVLMPENSSDNTLLGGVLLSLSMLYDPETSIATLYDQGFTRLEQFAEIYNAIPVMLCGITQRGVNLAEAQ from the coding sequence ATGCAAACTTTAAACGACATCCTGCTGCTGCCGGAATTAGAAGATAAATTACTCAACCAAGCTAAAACCGTAGGTTTTGTTACGGCAATGGCATGTTGTCCCAATGTGTTACCTCCCGAAGAATGGCTGCCATTCTTATGGGGCGGTGAAGAAGTCGCCCCATTCTCCAATCCAGAACAATTAGAAAACTACCTCCAGCAAATCATTTCTCTGTGGAATGAAACAAGGCCACAACTGCTTGAAGGTGATTGGCAATGGCCAACTGGATATTTATTAGATGAAGCAGAGATCGTGAACCAAAACGTTCGTGATTTCTGTGAAGGGATGCTCCAAGGCTGGCAGTTGGCACGTGATGACTGGGAAGTTCTGATGCCCGAGAATAGCTCAGATAATACTCTGCTTGGCGGAGTGCTACTTTCTTTAAGCATGCTCTACGATCCTGAAACATCGATCGCAACGCTTTACGATCAAGGTTTCACAAGATTGGAGCAATTTGCTGAAATCTATAATGCCATTCCGGTTATGTTATGCGGCATAACACAACGCGGAGTCAACTTAGCTGAAGCTCAATAA
- a CDS encoding PTS sugar transporter subunit IIA codes for MMHEFQVTFLVNDVNASAHVVQPLSRVARKFKSTLHIINITRNRSAELTKSLAVLQVGLQEGDLCQITAIGIDAELACFVIKDMLSAHYTVVGSKINYEFSSLLAERLPQICPPSEVKWHYAKAHTTLTKFECLKGLAQLIYPVSPDELILAFIKREERSSTCVAPGIAIPHVMFADIEHIAVAVIKNDEAMDWASQMGEVHLAIALVMPSKPNREQIITATNLTRNLLCDQMVERLLLTRSGVDLQALLMYAMSRLLN; via the coding sequence ATGATGCATGAATTCCAAGTCACCTTCTTGGTGAATGATGTTAACGCCAGCGCCCATGTTGTCCAACCGCTGTCTCGCGTTGCGCGTAAGTTCAAAAGTACCCTGCATATCATCAACATCACCAGAAACCGCAGTGCTGAACTCACCAAATCTCTCGCAGTATTGCAGGTGGGGTTACAAGAAGGCGATTTATGCCAAATCACTGCCATCGGCATTGATGCTGAACTCGCCTGTTTCGTGATTAAAGACATGCTTTCTGCGCATTACACTGTCGTGGGCTCCAAAATCAACTATGAGTTCTCTAGCCTGCTCGCCGAGCGCTTGCCACAAATATGCCCGCCGAGTGAAGTCAAATGGCACTATGCCAAAGCCCATACCACACTGACCAAATTCGAGTGTTTGAAAGGATTAGCGCAACTGATCTACCCCGTTTCACCCGATGAGTTGATTTTGGCTTTTATCAAACGTGAAGAACGCTCTTCCACCTGCGTAGCGCCTGGGATTGCGATTCCCCATGTGATGTTTGCAGATATAGAACACATTGCGGTTGCCGTTATTAAGAATGATGAGGCGATGGATTGGGCCTCTCAAATGGGAGAGGTGCATTTAGCGATTGCTTTGGTGATGCCGAGTAAGCCCAATCGAGAGCAAATCATTACCGCAACCAACCTGACCCGAAATTTACTGTGCGATCAAATGGTGGAGCGTTTACTGCTGACACGCAGTGGCGTTGACTTACAAGCTCTGCTGATGTACGCGATGTCACGCCTGTTAAATTGA
- the cqsR gene encoding hybrid sensor histidine kinase/response regulator CqsR (CqsR is named for being a Cholera Quorum Sensing Receptor.) produces MAIRSSLKKKSIIALTIYLAFFLAIVGTLSYWGLEVPFRKELKNNLSLRAELLATQIREPLNNSIGVLQSVTSIGKSALDKEEQERMLRSLFSVVGGVIISGGLWPNPDLAPMVQQRYDSLFFNKAVDGQIDQLISWNNPQAGGYDKESWYLAAENEKEGLYFWSPVYIDAYTQVEMITVSTPYYRNGVFAGVATVDLSLEGLIKFVAETAEQYNLGVNLKDAFGVDIVSHNFRIYENALVSYYNFGEFNWQIEVVNATHHIDEIIFNLIINIEKRLMPILLLCVMVGYFLINHYWIRPIVMIAKKVNESREGEIIDIRYKSQDEIRHLIDTFNQKTIYLEAEKVKAQASTKAKSAFLATLSHEIRTPMNGVLGTAQILLKDELTAKQRQHLTSLYESGEHMMTLLNEILDYSKIEQGKFELDYSSFPLRSIIGSIKSIYSSLCFEKGLKFHLNSEITDSRWYYGDKARLRQIIFNLLSNAVKFTERGFVTIGLAEEATQEGHYLIIKVQDSGIGIAKEALGRIFQPFEQAESHTTRRFGGTGLGLAIVKQIAALMNGTVSVQSEVGRGTCFEVRVKLAITEPIKEEYKPIKAKTYPGLRALIVEDNRTNIMILEAFMRNKGFECHSVTDGEQAILALQKHQYDLVLMDNHMPLKDGIQATREIRQLPFPQSNILLFGCTADVFKETRDRMLSAGADDIIAKPIAEHELDLALEQHHERLYQFHPECLSELAD; encoded by the coding sequence ATGGCTATCCGTTCCTCGCTCAAAAAGAAAAGTATAATTGCGCTCACTATTTACTTAGCCTTTTTCCTCGCCATCGTGGGGACGCTAAGCTATTGGGGATTGGAAGTTCCTTTTCGAAAAGAGCTGAAAAACAATTTGTCACTTCGGGCAGAATTGTTGGCCACCCAAATCCGTGAACCATTGAATAATTCGATTGGGGTTTTGCAAAGCGTTACCAGTATCGGTAAGAGTGCGTTGGATAAAGAAGAGCAGGAGCGAATGTTACGTTCGCTCTTTTCTGTTGTCGGAGGGGTAATAATCAGTGGCGGGCTATGGCCGAATCCAGATTTAGCTCCCATGGTTCAGCAACGCTATGACAGTTTGTTTTTCAACAAAGCGGTGGATGGTCAGATCGATCAATTAATCTCTTGGAATAATCCTCAAGCAGGGGGGTATGATAAAGAGAGTTGGTATCTCGCTGCCGAAAATGAAAAGGAAGGGCTGTATTTTTGGTCACCAGTGTATATTGATGCTTATACACAGGTTGAGATGATTACTGTCTCCACACCTTATTACCGCAATGGTGTGTTTGCGGGTGTTGCAACAGTGGATTTATCGTTGGAAGGTTTGATTAAGTTCGTTGCTGAAACTGCGGAACAATACAATCTTGGGGTAAATCTTAAAGACGCCTTTGGTGTTGATATTGTTTCACATAATTTTCGTATCTATGAAAATGCATTAGTCAGTTATTACAACTTTGGTGAGTTTAACTGGCAGATTGAAGTGGTTAATGCCACTCACCATATTGATGAAATCATTTTCAATTTAATCATCAATATAGAGAAGCGCTTGATGCCAATCCTTTTATTGTGCGTCATGGTTGGCTATTTCTTGATTAATCATTATTGGATTCGTCCGATAGTGATGATTGCTAAAAAGGTCAATGAGTCGAGAGAGGGAGAAATCATTGATATACGTTACAAATCCCAAGATGAGATCCGTCATCTCATTGATACTTTTAATCAGAAAACCATTTATTTAGAGGCGGAGAAAGTAAAAGCGCAGGCCTCAACGAAGGCTAAAAGCGCATTTCTGGCAACGCTTTCCCACGAAATACGTACGCCGATGAATGGGGTTCTCGGCACCGCTCAGATATTACTCAAAGATGAACTCACCGCAAAACAGCGACAGCATCTCACCAGTCTCTATGAGTCGGGAGAGCACATGATGACTTTGCTCAATGAGATATTAGATTATTCAAAAATTGAGCAAGGTAAGTTCGAGCTGGATTACAGTTCTTTTCCACTGCGATCCATCATTGGTAGTATCAAAAGTATTTACTCAAGCCTTTGTTTTGAAAAGGGGCTTAAATTTCATCTGAACTCTGAAATTACTGACTCTCGTTGGTACTATGGTGATAAAGCACGCTTGCGGCAGATCATCTTCAATTTACTGAGCAATGCGGTGAAATTTACTGAAAGGGGTTTTGTTACTATTGGTTTGGCGGAAGAAGCAACCCAAGAAGGGCATTACTTAATCATTAAAGTCCAAGACAGTGGGATTGGTATTGCGAAAGAGGCTCTTGGTCGAATCTTTCAACCGTTTGAACAAGCTGAGTCGCACACAACACGCCGTTTTGGAGGCACTGGCTTAGGGCTTGCGATTGTCAAACAGATTGCTGCGTTGATGAATGGTACGGTTTCAGTACAGAGTGAGGTGGGGCGAGGAACCTGTTTTGAAGTCAGGGTTAAGCTGGCGATCACCGAACCTATCAAAGAAGAGTATAAGCCGATAAAAGCCAAAACGTATCCTGGTTTGCGAGCGTTGATCGTGGAAGATAACCGTACGAACATTATGATTCTTGAAGCCTTCATGCGTAATAAAGGCTTTGAATGTCATAGTGTTACGGACGGTGAGCAGGCTATTTTAGCTCTACAGAAACATCAATATGATTTGGTATTGATGGATAATCATATGCCATTGAAAGACGGTATTCAGGCGACTCGGGAAATTCGCCAATTACCGTTCCCTCAATCCAATATTCTTTTATTTGGTTGTACTGCTGATGTGTTCAAGGAAACTCGTGATCGAATGCTTTCAGCGGGAGCCGATGACATTATCGCGAAACCTATTGCTGAGCATGAGTTGGATTTGGCTCTTGAACAGCATCATGAGCGCCTCTATCAATTCCATCCGGAATGCTTATCTGAACTGGCTGATTGA
- the manA gene encoding mannose-6-phosphate isomerase, class I, whose amino-acid sequence MTQIPTQDAALPEAVFFPMTNPIQNYAWGSKTALQQLFDLENPTHAPQAELWMGAHPNGCSGIAINGKIVQLSDFIAQNPNVILGEYTARQFGELPYLFKILAAENALSIQVHPNKQQAERGFAQEEQLGIALTAAHRNYKDPNHKPELVYALTEYQAMNGFRANQEILNYFIELSIDEIQPLVDAFQSNPTEQGLRDFFSGLLSLQGEAKNRALGALMTQAKQIDLPLFQLIIELEKQYPNDIGLFAPLMLNVITLQPGEAMFLDSETPHAYLHGTGLEIMANSDNVLRAGLTPKYMDIDELVACTQFKHKPLEQLRLKPEIIEESEQYPIPVADFKFAIIPPAAQQAISVRSAEIVLPLDSSMILRHANGEQCLVTKGQSVFIPAYAEQYTIECDGRVARAFSA is encoded by the coding sequence ATGACTCAGATTCCGACTCAGGATGCAGCCCTACCAGAGGCAGTATTCTTCCCGATGACCAACCCTATCCAAAACTACGCATGGGGCAGTAAAACCGCTTTGCAGCAGTTGTTTGATCTCGAAAACCCAACCCATGCCCCCCAAGCAGAGCTATGGATGGGCGCTCATCCTAATGGATGCTCCGGTATCGCCATTAACGGAAAAATCGTTCAACTTTCCGACTTTATTGCGCAAAATCCAAACGTGATTTTGGGTGAATATACTGCGCGGCAGTTCGGCGAACTCCCTTATCTGTTTAAAATTTTGGCAGCGGAAAATGCACTCTCCATTCAGGTCCATCCGAACAAGCAGCAAGCGGAACGAGGCTTCGCCCAAGAGGAACAATTAGGCATTGCGCTCACGGCTGCCCACCGAAATTACAAAGATCCAAACCACAAACCCGAATTGGTTTATGCGCTCACCGAGTACCAAGCCATGAACGGCTTTCGTGCCAATCAGGAAATCCTTAACTACTTTATTGAGTTATCGATAGATGAGATCCAGCCTCTCGTTGACGCATTCCAATCAAATCCGACAGAACAAGGGCTCAGAGACTTTTTCTCAGGGTTACTCTCATTACAGGGAGAAGCCAAAAACCGTGCGCTTGGAGCTTTGATGACCCAAGCTAAGCAGATTGATCTGCCTCTTTTCCAGCTGATCATCGAATTGGAAAAGCAATATCCCAATGACATTGGTTTATTCGCTCCTCTAATGCTCAATGTGATTACCTTACAACCAGGTGAAGCGATGTTTTTAGACTCAGAAACGCCGCACGCGTATTTACACGGAACAGGCCTTGAGATTATGGCCAACTCCGACAACGTGTTGCGCGCGGGTTTAACACCAAAATACATGGATATTGATGAATTGGTGGCATGTACTCAGTTCAAACATAAGCCACTTGAACAACTACGCCTTAAGCCTGAGATAATTGAGGAAAGTGAACAGTACCCGATCCCGGTTGCCGATTTTAAATTTGCCATCATCCCACCTGCGGCTCAGCAAGCCATTAGCGTTCGAAGTGCAGAAATTGTGCTGCCTCTCGATTCTTCGATGATATTGCGACATGCAAATGGTGAGCAATGCCTTGTAACAAAAGGGCAATCTGTCTTTATTCCGGCTTATGCTGAGCAGTACACCATTGAGTGTGATGGTCGTGTGGCAAGAGCTTTTAGCGCCTAG
- a CDS encoding fructose-specific PTS transporter subunit EIIC, translating to MINQLINADLIQLDLQANSKQAVFEELINILHAQGRISDKAAFLKDIQAREELGNTGFEDGVAIPHAKSAAVTQPAVAIGVSREGIDYGAEDGLPSKLFFMIASPDGGDNHHIEVLAELSSKLIEDGFIEAFLNTKNSEQALELLLKKSALTPLANQAESKGLIIGVTGCPAGIAHTYLAAEALEKGAAALGFEIKVETNGSIGVKNSPSAEEIERAEAIVVACDKQVDMARFAGKRLIKTNVKAPIRDAQKLINEALSAPTYQAETVKTQSVANKASQARSDLYRFLMNGVSHMIPFVVTGGLLIALALAVGGEPTEAGMAIPTGSMWNQILEVGVVAFTLMIPILAGYIAYAIADRPALAPGLIGGWIANNGSFYGADAGTGFIGAIIAGLLVGYFVKWITSINYHKFIQPLVPIMIAPITASLFIAGLFIFVIGAPIASLMDGLTALLTSMSSGNVILLGIVLGGMAGFDMGGPFNKVAFLFSVGMIASGQTQFMGAMACAIPVAPLGMALATAMGRKLELFESSELEAGKAAGAMGLVGISEGAIPFAAQDPMSVIPANVLGSMVAAVMAFSFGITNSVAHGGPVVALLGAMNYPLLALLCMAAGAGVTAITCVTLKKIRSQKFEAAAA from the coding sequence ATGATCAACCAATTGATTAATGCCGATTTAATTCAGCTTGATCTGCAAGCGAATTCCAAACAAGCCGTATTTGAAGAACTGATAAATATCCTACATGCCCAAGGGCGAATTTCAGATAAAGCGGCATTCTTAAAAGATATTCAAGCTCGTGAAGAGTTAGGTAATACCGGATTTGAAGATGGTGTCGCTATTCCGCATGCTAAAAGTGCAGCGGTGACTCAACCAGCTGTTGCAATTGGTGTCAGCCGAGAGGGCATCGACTATGGCGCAGAAGATGGTTTGCCTTCCAAGCTTTTTTTCATGATCGCCTCGCCCGATGGTGGCGATAACCACCACATTGAAGTGTTGGCCGAACTCTCTTCCAAACTGATTGAAGACGGTTTTATCGAGGCTTTTCTCAACACCAAAAACTCAGAGCAAGCACTAGAATTACTGCTGAAAAAATCCGCGCTTACACCTCTTGCAAACCAAGCAGAAAGCAAAGGGCTGATTATCGGTGTTACCGGTTGCCCGGCGGGTATTGCTCACACTTACCTTGCGGCTGAAGCACTGGAAAAAGGCGCGGCGGCTTTGGGTTTTGAGATCAAAGTGGAAACCAATGGCTCGATTGGGGTGAAAAATAGCCCAAGTGCGGAAGAAATTGAACGCGCTGAAGCGATTGTGGTCGCCTGTGATAAACAAGTCGACATGGCACGTTTTGCCGGCAAACGCCTCATCAAAACAAATGTGAAAGCGCCAATTCGTGATGCACAAAAGCTGATTAATGAAGCGTTAAGTGCACCAACTTATCAAGCTGAAACGGTTAAGACTCAATCGGTGGCAAACAAAGCCTCACAAGCTCGCTCGGATTTGTATCGCTTTTTGATGAATGGCGTTTCACACATGATCCCATTTGTGGTGACCGGCGGCCTTTTAATTGCACTGGCTCTCGCGGTGGGTGGTGAGCCAACTGAAGCAGGCATGGCCATTCCAACGGGCAGTATGTGGAACCAAATCCTTGAAGTGGGCGTGGTGGCCTTTACCTTGATGATCCCCATCCTTGCTGGCTACATCGCCTACGCCATTGCCGATCGCCCTGCGCTCGCTCCCGGTTTAATTGGTGGCTGGATTGCCAACAACGGCTCTTTTTATGGCGCCGATGCAGGTACAGGATTTATCGGTGCCATCATCGCGGGTCTCTTGGTCGGTTATTTCGTGAAGTGGATTACTTCCATTAACTATCACAAGTTTATCCAACCCCTAGTGCCGATCATGATCGCGCCGATCACGGCATCGCTGTTCATCGCTGGCCTGTTCATTTTCGTTATTGGCGCTCCCATTGCGAGCCTTATGGATGGACTCACGGCTCTACTAACTAGCATGAGTTCTGGCAACGTTATTCTGCTCGGCATCGTACTCGGTGGCATGGCAGGCTTTGATATGGGAGGCCCATTCAACAAAGTAGCTTTCCTATTCTCTGTAGGCATGATTGCCAGCGGCCAAACTCAATTTATGGGTGCGATGGCCTGTGCGATTCCCGTTGCACCACTCGGCATGGCACTCGCAACAGCGATGGGCCGTAAGCTCGAACTGTTTGAGTCTTCTGAGCTTGAAGCAGGTAAAGCCGCAGGCGCGATGGGCTTAGTCGGTATCTCTGAAGGCGCCATTCCTTTTGCAGCGCAAGACCCAATGTCAGTCATTCCAGCCAACGTGTTGGGCTCTATGGTTGCCGCTGTCATGGCATTCTCTTTTGGCATCACCAACAGTGTGGCTCACGGTGGCCCCGTAGTCGCCCTGCTTGGCGCAATGAACTACCCACTGCTTGCCCTACTTTGTATGGCAGCTGGTGCGGGTGTCACCGCCATCACCTGTGTGACGCTCAAAAAAATCCGCTCACAAAAGTTTGAAGCCGCTGCGGCTTAA
- the nadA gene encoding quinolinate synthase NadA: MSHILDTINTVYPFPPKPIPLTNEEKQAYIAEIKQLLVKKDAVLIAHYYTDPEIQALAEATGGFVGDSLEMAKFGNRHSAQTLIIAGVRFMGESAKILTPEKRILMPTLEAECSLDLGCPADKFTEFCDAHPDHTVVVYANTSAAVKARADWVVTSSIALEIVEHLDAEGKPIIWGPDRHLGSYIANKTGAEMLLWQGECVVHDEFSADALRKMKALYPDAAILVHPESPSSVVELADAVGSTSQLIKAAKALPQKKMIVATDKGIFFKMQQMVPDKELIEAPTAGAGATCRSCAHCPWMAMNGLKAIAKALRDDSKEHEIFVDEALRVKSLIPLNRMLDFAEQLNMKVKGNA; this comes from the coding sequence ATGAGCCACATACTCGATACTATAAATACCGTTTACCCCTTTCCCCCTAAGCCCATTCCTCTTACGAATGAGGAAAAACAAGCTTATATCGCTGAGATAAAACAACTGCTAGTTAAAAAAGATGCAGTGTTGATTGCTCATTATTATACGGATCCTGAAATCCAAGCACTTGCCGAAGCCACTGGCGGTTTTGTTGGTGATTCTCTGGAAATGGCCAAGTTTGGCAATCGTCATTCAGCACAAACTTTGATTATTGCTGGTGTCCGTTTCATGGGGGAGTCGGCCAAAATTCTTACCCCTGAAAAGCGCATTTTGATGCCAACATTAGAAGCTGAATGCTCATTAGATCTAGGCTGTCCTGCCGATAAGTTCACCGAATTTTGTGATGCGCATCCTGACCATACTGTGGTTGTGTATGCTAACACCTCTGCTGCGGTCAAAGCGCGTGCGGATTGGGTGGTGACATCGAGTATTGCTTTGGAAATTGTGGAGCACCTTGATGCTGAAGGAAAACCGATTATTTGGGGCCCTGACCGTCATTTAGGTTCTTATATTGCCAACAAAACTGGCGCTGAGATGTTGTTATGGCAAGGTGAGTGCGTTGTGCATGATGAGTTTTCTGCTGATGCATTGCGTAAGATGAAGGCACTTTATCCTGATGCTGCGATTCTCGTACATCCAGAATCACCATCGAGTGTGGTTGAGTTAGCCGATGCTGTGGGTTCTACAAGCCAGTTGATTAAAGCAGCGAAAGCTTTACCACAGAAGAAGATGATTGTGGCTACGGATAAAGGCATCTTCTTTAAAATGCAGCAAATGGTGCCAGATAAAGAGCTGATTGAAGCGCCTACGGCAGGTGCTGGAGCCACATGTCGCAGTTGTGCTCATTGCCCTTGGATGGCGATGAATGGTTTGAAAGCGATTGCTAAAGCATTGCGTGATGATAGTAAAGAGCACGAAATTTTTGTTGATGAAGCGCTTCGAGTTAAGTCTTTGATACCTCTTAACCGCATGTTAGATTTTGCCGAGCAACTGAATATGAAAGTTAAAGGCAATGCATAA
- the pal gene encoding peptidoglycan-associated lipoprotein Pal, translating into MQLNKVLKGLMIALPVLAVTACSSSNDAANSGSETNQSAVSTVDSNALNAQGQLTEQELKEQALRENQTIYFAFDNATIASDYEAMLAAHAAYLVKNPSLKVTIEGHADERGTPEYNIALGERRAQAVAKYLEALGVQADQVSIVSYGEEKPLVLGQSDEAYAKNRRAVLVY; encoded by the coding sequence ATGCAACTTAACAAAGTTCTTAAAGGGCTAATGATTGCGCTACCAGTTTTAGCAGTTACTGCTTGTAGTTCAAGCAATGACGCTGCAAACTCAGGTTCAGAAACTAACCAGTCTGCTGTTTCTACTGTTGATTCAAATGCTCTGAACGCACAAGGTCAACTGACTGAGCAAGAACTGAAAGAACAAGCTCTACGTGAAAACCAAACTATCTACTTCGCATTCGATAACGCAACTATCGCGAGCGACTACGAAGCAATGCTAGCGGCTCACGCTGCGTACCTAGTTAAAAACCCAAGCCTGAAAGTGACTATCGAAGGTCATGCTGATGAGCGTGGTACTCCAGAGTACAACATCGCTCTGGGTGAGCGTCGTGCTCAAGCAGTTGCTAAATACTTAGAAGCTCTGGGTGTTCAAGCTGATCAAGTTTCTATCGTTAGCTACGGCGAAGAGAAACCTCTAGTATTAGGTCAATCAGACGAAGCGTACGCGAAAAACCGTCGTGCAGTTCTGGTTTACTAA
- a CDS encoding L-alanine exporter AlaE — protein sequence MKARGPFCIRHAAADTFAMVIFCFVTGMIIEIFVSGMTFQQSLASRTLSIPVNIAIAWPYGVFRDYVLRQGRKVSPTGWMKNLSDLVAYVLFQSPVYAAILFTVGASTDQIITAVATNALVSCGMGVLYGYFLDMCRRWFKVPGYTVSEG from the coding sequence ATGAAAGCTCGTGGTCCATTCTGTATCCGTCACGCAGCGGCTGATACTTTTGCGATGGTTATATTCTGTTTTGTAACAGGCATGATTATTGAAATTTTTGTGTCTGGGATGACCTTTCAGCAATCACTCGCTTCCCGAACCCTTTCCATTCCCGTTAATATTGCGATTGCTTGGCCGTATGGTGTGTTTAGAGATTATGTTCTTCGCCAAGGGCGCAAAGTTTCCCCAACCGGTTGGATGAAGAATCTCTCCGATCTCGTGGCTTATGTTCTCTTTCAATCGCCGGTTTATGCCGCCATTCTCTTCACCGTAGGCGCTTCTACCGATCAAATCATTACTGCTGTGGCCACCAATGCATTGGTGTCGTGTGGAATGGGTGTGTTGTACGGCTATTTCCTCGATATGTGCCGCCGTTGGTTTAAAGTTCCCGGCTATACAGTATCTGAGGGTTAA
- a CDS encoding helix-turn-helix domain-containing protein gives MIFDDLISSVLNERESFHHIWFAGDFHTPPEFSYQVNFPRLELVLGGEYINEMESHDRKVTKIIAKAGDAIFIPANCWNKPNWDTDCSVLSMLFGRRQLGLSFVSKRKGEANFYDIQKHSIQTRSGFAIDNILEALSSLARENHKKPMDELLLQALLQYTQTMLNAPTEQPQNRVQDLYQGICIYIQENFHRPITRESIASRFSISANHLSRLFRQQGHMTLADYITWVRVDRAKFMLKKYNFKLNEVSLRCGFKDVNYFCRVFKNRTGRTPTDYRASI, from the coding sequence ATGATATTTGATGATTTGATTTCCTCGGTGCTTAATGAGCGTGAATCATTTCATCATATTTGGTTTGCGGGTGATTTTCATACACCGCCTGAATTCAGTTATCAGGTGAATTTCCCACGCTTAGAATTGGTCTTAGGTGGAGAGTATATAAATGAAATGGAAAGCCATGACCGTAAAGTTACGAAAATAATTGCCAAAGCTGGAGATGCGATTTTTATTCCCGCTAACTGTTGGAATAAACCGAACTGGGATACCGATTGTTCAGTGTTGAGCATGTTATTTGGACGCCGCCAACTAGGACTGAGTTTTGTCAGCAAGCGCAAAGGCGAAGCCAACTTTTATGATATTCAAAAGCACAGTATCCAAACGCGCTCAGGGTTTGCTATTGATAACATTTTAGAAGCGCTCAGCTCATTGGCGCGTGAGAATCATAAGAAACCGATGGATGAGCTGTTGCTGCAAGCTCTCCTTCAATATACCCAGACTATGTTGAATGCGCCGACAGAGCAGCCACAAAACCGAGTGCAGGATCTCTACCAAGGGATCTGTATCTATATCCAAGAGAATTTTCACCGCCCGATCACGCGAGAGAGTATTGCTTCGCGTTTTAGTATTTCTGCCAACCATTTATCGAGGCTGTTTCGTCAGCAAGGGCATATGACCTTGGCCGATTACATTACGTGGGTCAGGGTTGATAGAGCAAAATTTATGCTGAAAAAGTACAATTTTAAGCTCAATGAAGTGTCGCTACGTTGTGGGTTTAAAGATGTGAATTACTTCTGCCGCGTTTTCAAAAATCGTACAGGCCGTACACCAACGGATTATCGCGCTTCAATTTAA
- the ybgF gene encoding tol-pal system protein YbgF, which translates to MFSNLKHVVMLMLLASAASYALAAPAPVSDLSSNGSGGSASGSRNSEIERLERLLENRNLMQLQMQKQLDDMALEVNELRGQIEKNNYDMQQMLQRQRELFVELDRLRGEIKTPSTASQIPASSNDDAAQGTFSSDANEQAAYQNAVDLILKKRDYAGAIAAFKKFQADYPNSTFTANSHYWLGQLYFAKKEDKDAAKSFIAVVSQQDSNKRADALVKLGDIAKRNNNAEQARKFYQQAIDEYPDSASAKIAKESLK; encoded by the coding sequence ATGTTCAGTAACTTAAAGCACGTTGTGATGCTGATGTTACTGGCAAGTGCAGCGAGCTATGCGCTCGCTGCACCCGCTCCAGTATCTGATTTAAGTAGCAACGGATCCGGTGGTTCTGCGAGTGGATCGCGGAATTCTGAAATTGAACGTCTCGAACGTTTGCTTGAAAACCGTAATCTCATGCAGTTGCAAATGCAAAAGCAACTTGATGATATGGCTCTAGAGGTCAATGAATTACGGGGTCAAATTGAAAAAAATAACTACGACATGCAACAGATGTTGCAGCGTCAACGTGAGTTGTTTGTAGAGCTTGATCGCTTGCGTGGTGAGATCAAGACACCTTCAACCGCAAGTCAAATCCCTGCGAGCAGCAATGATGATGCTGCACAAGGTACATTTAGTAGCGATGCAAATGAGCAAGCTGCTTATCAAAATGCCGTGGACTTGATCCTCAAGAAACGCGATTACGCAGGCGCGATCGCTGCGTTTAAAAAGTTTCAGGCCGACTACCCTAATTCGACCTTCACTGCCAATTCACACTACTGGTTAGGTCAGCTCTATTTTGCAAAGAAAGAAGATAAAGATGCAGCGAAAAGCTTTATTGCTGTTGTTTCCCAGCAAGATTCTAATAAACGAGCGGATGCATTAGTCAAACTGGGTGATATAGCAAAGCGTAACAATAACGCAGAGCAGGCGCGCAAATTTTATCAGCAAGCTATTGATGAATATCCAGACAGTGCTTCTGCCAAGATTGCAAAAGAAAGTCTGAAGTAA